The genomic interval GCGCCGCCGACAACAAAATGCCGCCACCCAAGGTGGTGAAAATCAACGCGCGGGTCTATGCGCTGCTGGGGCCGCTGGGGACGCCGAGCGAACATAATCAGGGCTACATGGTGAACAGCACGGTCATCATCGGGGAGCAGGGCGTCATCCTCGTGGATAGCGGCGCCTCGGACGAGGTGGGAAGCCATCTGCGCAAGGCTATCGCCAAACTGACGCCCAAGCCCGTGACCCACATCATCAACACTCACCATCATGGCGACCACGTACTGGGCAATATTTCCTTCCCGGGGGCAGAGGTCGTCAGCTCGGAAACATGCCGGGACATGGTCAACAAGACCGGCGACGAATGGGTGGCGCTGATCGAAAGCCTGATCGGCCACAAGCTGCCGAACACCCACCCGGTGCCGGCCACGGTAACTTTCGCCGGCGAGAATACCAAAGTGGAGCGCACGATTCAGGGCGTCAAACTGGTGTTCTGGGTGCCGCCTGGTTCGCATACCGTGGGCGACATGATGGTCTATCTGCCGGACGACAAGGTGCTGGTGGGCGGTGACGTCCTGGTGAACCGGACCATCCCCGT from Sulfurimicrobium lacus carries:
- a CDS encoding MBL fold metallo-hydrolase, whose translation is MRWMILISMLFVNSLACAADNKMPPPKVVKINARVYALLGPLGTPSEHNQGYMVNSTVIIGEQGVILVDSGASDEVGSHLRKAIAKLTPKPVTHIINTHHHGDHVLGNISFPGAEVVSSETCRDMVNKTGDEWVALIESLIGHKLPNTHPVPATVTFAGENTKVERTIQGVKLVFWVPPGSHTVGDMMVYLPDDKVLVGGDVLVNRTIPVMRDALVKNWVGTLEMVQDFDAATIVPGHGPLMTKADVARLQRQMAGFYAGVEAGYKKGLSDSETRKTLDVAEWQKLEGFETNIGSNVNRAYLEVEQASF